A genomic stretch from Phocoena phocoena chromosome 9, mPhoPho1.1, whole genome shotgun sequence includes:
- the STEAP1 gene encoding STEAP1 protein, giving the protein MESRQDITNQEELWKMKSRRNREEDGYLNKDSRETSAPKRPVLLHLHQTTHCDEFDCPPELQHKQELFPKWRLPIKIAAIVSSLTFLYTLLREIIHPFVTSHQQYFYKIPILVINKVLPMVSITLLALVYLPGVIAAVVQLHNGTKYKKFPHWLDRWMVTRKQFGLLSFFFAVLHAVYSLSYPMRRSYRYKLLNWAYQQVQQNKEDAWIEHDVWRMEIYVSLGIVTLAILALLAVTSIPSVSDSLTWREFHYIQSKLGIVSLLLGTIHALVFAWNKWVDIKQFVWYTPPNFMIAVFLPIVVLICKAILLLPCLRKKILKIRHGWEDVTNINKTKMSSQL; this is encoded by the exons ATGGAGAGCAGACAAGACATCACAAACCAAGAAGAACTTTGGAAAATGAAGTCCAGGAGAAATCGAGAAGAAGATGGTTATttg aATAAGGATTCAAGAGAGACCAGCGCACCGAAAAGACCTGTGCTTTTGCACTTGCACCAAACAACCCATTGTGATGAATTTGATTGCCCCCCAGAGCTTCAGCACAAACAGGAACTCTTTCCAAAGTGGCGTTTACCTATTAAAATAGCTGCTATCGTATCATCTCTGACTTTTCTTTACACTCTTCTGAGGGAAATAATTCACCCTTTTGTAACTTCCCATCAacagtatttttataaaattccaaTCCTGGTCATCAACAAAGTCTTGCCAATGGTTTCCATCACCCTCTTGGCACTGGTTTATTTGCCAGGTGTGATAGCAGCAGTTGTGCAGCTTCATAATGGAACCAAGTATAAGAAATTTCCACATTGGTTGGATAGGTGGATGGTAACGAGAAAGCAATTTGGtcttctcagtttcttttttgctGTACTGCATGCAGTTTACAGCTTATCCTATCCAATGAGACGATCCTACAGATACAAGTTGCTAAACTGGGCATATCAACAG GTCCAACAAAATAAAGAAGATGCCTGGATCGAGCATGACGTTTGGAGAATGGAAATTTATGTGTCTCTAGGAATTGTGACACTTGCAATACTGGCTCTGTTGGCTGTGACATCTATTCCATCTGTGAGCGACTCTTTGACATGGAGAGAATTTCACTATATTCag agcAAACTAGGAATTGTTTCCCTTCTGCTGGGCACAATACATGCATTGGTTTTTGCCTGGAATAAATGGGTAGATATAAAACAATTTGTATGGTATACACCTCCAAATTTTATGATAGCTGTTTTCCTTCCAATTGTTGTCCTGATATGCAAAGCCATACTACTCCTGCCGTGCTTGAGAAAGAAGATACTGAAGATTAGACACGGTTGGGAGGATGTCACCAACATTAACAAAACTAAGATGTCTTCCCAGTTGTAG